A region from the Triticum urartu cultivar G1812 chromosome 1, Tu2.1, whole genome shotgun sequence genome encodes:
- the LOC125509031 gene encoding alpha-galactosidase-like, whose amino-acid sequence MARASSLSLLLALVVASAATSAAGARVRVHAAGNATLGELRARRGRREALENGLGGTPQMGWNSWNHFYCGISEEIIRETADALINTGLAQLGYKYVNIDDCWAELNRDYQGNMVPNKRTFPSGIKALADYVHAKGLKLGIYSDAGTQTCSNKMPGSLDHEEQDVKTFASWGVDYLKYDNCNDAGRSVHERYTRMSNAMKKYGQNIFFSLCEWGNENPATWARGMGGNSWRTTGDIADNWGSMTSRADQNDKWASYAGPGGWNDPDMLEVGNGGMSEAEYRSHFSIWALAKAPLLIGCDVRSMSPQTKTIISNQEVIAVNQDSLGVQGKKVQSDGGLEVWAGPLSGNRKAVVLWNRQGYQATITAHWSNVGLPGSASVTARDLWAHSSFSAQGQLSASVAPHDCKMYILTPK is encoded by the exons ATGGCGCGAGCCTCGAGCCTGTCGCTGCTGCTCGCGCTGGTGGTCGCGTCGGCGGCGACGTCGGCGGCCGGTGCCAGGGTGCGCGTGCACGCGGCCGGGAACGCGACGCTGGGCGAGCTCCGCgcgcggcgggggcggcgggagGCGCTCGAGAACGGCCTCGGCGGGACGCCGCAGATGGG GTGGAACAGCTGGAACCACTTCTACTGCGGGATCAGCGAGGAGATCATCAGGGAGACAG CTGATGCGTTGATCAACACCGGTCTGGCGCAATTGGGCTATAAATATGTTAACATCG ATGATTGCTGGGCAGAATTAAACAGGGATTACCAG GGTAACATGGTTCCAAACAAAAGAACATTCCCATCTGGCATCAAGGCGCTTGCAGATTATGTGCACGCGAAAGGGTTGAAACTCGGTATCTACAGTGATGCTGG GACGCAAACATGCAGTAACAAAATGCCAGGATCGCTCGATCACGAAGAGCAAGACGTGAAGACTTTTGCTTCTTGG GGAGTTGATTATCTGAAGTACGACAACTGCAATGATGCTGGCAGGAGTGTCCACGAAAG ATACACTAGGATGAGCAACGCCATGAAGAAATACGGGCAGAACATCTTCTTCTCACTCTGCGAATG GGGAAACGAAAACCCTGCTACATGGGCACGTGGCATGGGCGGTAATAGCTGGAGGACAACTGGCGACATTGCTGACAACTGGGGCAG CATGACATCCCGCGCGGACCAGAATGACAAATGGGCCTCCTATGCTGGACCTGGTGGATGGAACG ATCCTGATATGCTCGAAGTTGGAAATGGTGGGATGTCCGAAGCCGAGTACCGCTCGCACTTCAGCATCTGGGCACTTGCCAAG gctcctcttctgatcgggTGCGACGTGCGCTCGATGAGCCCGCAGACAAAGACCATAATCAGCAATCAGGAGGTCATCGCTGTCAACCAAG ATAGCCTAGGCGTCCAGGGAAAGAAGGTGCAATCCGACGGTGGTTTGGAG GTTTGGGCCGGCCCGCTCAGCGGCAACAGAAAGGCGGTGGTTCTATGGAACAGGCAGGGGTACCAGGCAACCATCACCGCACACTGGTCAAACGTCGGGCTTCCGGGGTCTGCGTCCGTCACCGCTCGCGATCTATGGGCG CACTCGTCGTTCTCTGCTCAGGGGCAGCTATCTGCGTCGGTGGCGCCTCATGACTGCAAGATGTACATCCTGACACCAAAGTAA